Within Bradymonas sediminis, the genomic segment TCGACGGTTATGACGATATGCGCGAGAACGACAACTCCGACATCGATAAAGTCGTCGACGCCGCGGCCGCCAACAATGTTCGCATCTTCATCGTGCACGTTGACCCGGCGTTCCAGGAGCCCCACCAGATTCGTGAGGACCCGGAGTATTGGAAGGGGCAGACCCCGTGCACCGACGATAGCACGTGCAAAAATTACGAGACCTGCCGTAACCCCAAAGGTTACGGAACCGGTGTCGGCACCGAGGTCGAGAAGCCGGAAGGTTTCGACAATACCTACTGCCTGCCGGCGCGTGACGAAAACGGTCGCGTTGGACCCATCGAAGATTACTCGCGCCTCGCTTGCGCGACCGAGGGTGGCTATATGTACTCGCCGTCCATCGATTCGGTTGTGCGCAATATGGACTGGACGCCCTATGCCCTTGATGGCCTTTGGGAAGCAACGGTCACCTCGGCGACGATGAACCGAAAGGGCGATTTGGCGGGCATGCCGCTTAAGATTCACGCCGATATGGGTGTCACCGTTGCTGGCAAGTCCCGCAACTACCCCTTCACCCAGATGGGTCGTCCCAATAACGTCGACGCCAACGCGACCATCGACGCGTTTGATACCCGCGGTGTGATCTTCGTGGCCGACGAGTAAACCCGGCTTAACCCGCGCGCTCCGACTCGGTGGCGCGTGGGCGGTTTGTGTTTTGGCACAGGCTGACCGGGGAAGCCCGGCGCGATATCTTTTTCGATTTTGACTAATTGTTGATTCTTAGAAAGCTTTCGAGTTTTCGGCGTACGCAGGAGATAGTGGTGCAGTCTCACTCCCATTCATCCAAAATTATCAGCCTCTTCGTCTTCGCGGCTTTGCTCGCGAGCGTGGCGCCAGCGATGGCTCAAGAGCCCGCGGCGGATCCCGCCGGGGCGGCCGACGCTAACGCCCAGGATACCCGCGAGGAAATTGACCCGAATGATCCGCTCTTCTGGGCCAAAACTCGCGATATCTTCACCGTCCAAAAACGCCCCTTCCAGAAGGAAGGCCGTTTCGCGGTGAGCGTCTACGGCGGCATCATTCCGAATAATATTTTCGAACAATATTATCCGGTTGGCGTGCGCGTTAACTACTATATCCTCGAGAATATCGGTCTGGAGCTCGCGGGCTCCTACGCCTTTAAGGTCGATACCGGGCTGTCGGATACGATCCAGACGCTCGACCGGGACGTGCCGGCGCCGCTGATCGGCGACCGCCAGGTCTCCCACAGTAACTTCGGGGTCGTTTGGAGCCCGTTTTACGGGAAGACCTCGTTCTATAACTCGGCGCTGAGCTATTTCGACATGTACGTCTTCGGCGGAGCCGGTCTGGTTATTACCCAGACCCAGCCCGATTACGGCGACGAGATTAGTACCGAGGCCAAGCCCGAGGGCGTCTTGGGCGCCGGGCTTGCGTTCTATCTCGGCGATCATGTCTCGATTCGCGGCGACTTCCGACAATTTATTTTCCAGAAGGTCACCGGAGGAGTCGCTAATCCTTCCGAGGCTTCGCTGGGACTCGGTTGGTTCTTTTGATGATGATGAACCGTCCAAAATATTCGATTTGTAAAAGGTTAGCAGTCATGACTTTGCTTCCGTACCCAGAACGCTCGGCCCAGACTCGCCGGCGACTCCGCACGCTGATGATGGCGCTGCTTGTTGGGGGCCTGCTCTCGGTGAGTGGAAACGCATTCGCCCAGGACGACGCCGCAGAAAACGACGTCGATGCCGTCTCGGCAACCTCCGATGACTCCGCCGAAGAGGCCGCCGCGCCCAGCGCGCCGGTGCTTCAGCTCGCCGGCGGCGATCGCAGCGCGATTG encodes:
- a CDS encoding outer membrane beta-barrel domain-containing protein, giving the protein MAQEPAADPAGAADANAQDTREEIDPNDPLFWAKTRDIFTVQKRPFQKEGRFAVSVYGGIIPNNIFEQYYPVGVRVNYYILENIGLELAGSYAFKVDTGLSDTIQTLDRDVPAPLIGDRQVSHSNFGVVWSPFYGKTSFYNSALSYFDMYVFGGAGLVITQTQPDYGDEISTEAKPEGVLGAGLAFYLGDHVSIRGDFRQFIFQKVTGGVANPSEASLGLGWFF